A genomic region of Zalophus californianus isolate mZalCal1 chromosome 1, mZalCal1.pri.v2, whole genome shotgun sequence contains the following coding sequences:
- the LOC118356417 gene encoding heterogeneous nuclear ribonucleoprotein A1-like gives MSKSESPKEPEQLRKLFIGGLSFETIDESLRSHFEQWGTLAHCVVMRHPNTKRSRGFGFVTYATVEEVDAAMNARPHKVDGRVVEPKRAVSREDSQRPGAHLTVKKIFVGGIKEDTEEHHLRDYFEQYGKIEVIEIMTDRGSGKKRGFAFVTFDDHDSVDKIVIQKYRTVNGHNCEVRKALSKQEMASASSSQRGRSGSGNFGGGRGGGFGGNDNFGRGGNFSGRGGFGGSRGGGGYGGSGDGYNGFGNDGSNFGGGRSYNDFGNYNNQSSNFGPMKGGNFGGRSSGPYGGGGQYFAKPRNQGG, from the coding sequence atgtctaagtcagagtctcccaaagagcctgaacagctgcggaagctcttcatcggaggtttgagctttgaaacaatcgatgagagtctgaggagccattttgagcaatggggaacgcttGCGCACTGTGTGGTAATGAGACatccaaacaccaagcgctccagaggctttgggtttgtcacgtatgccactgtggaggaggtggatgcagccatgaacgcaaggccacacaaggtggatggaagagttgtggaaccaaagagggctgtctcaagagaagattctcaaagacctggtgcccacttaactgtgaaaaagatttttgttggtggcattaaagaagacactgaagaacatcatctaagagattattttgaacagtatgggaaaattgaagtgatcgagatcatgactgaccgaggcagtggcaaaaagagaggttttgcttttgtaacatttgatgaccatgactctgtagacaagattgtcattcaaaaataccgtactgtgaatggccacaactgtgaagtaaggaaagccctctctaagcaagagatggctagtgcttcatccagccaaagaggtcgaagtggttctggaaactttggtggtggtcgtggaggtggttttggtgggaatgacaactttggtcgtggagggaacttcagtggtcgaggtggctttggtggcagtcgaggtggtggtggctatggtggcagtggggatggctataatggatttggtaatgatggaagcaactTCGGAGGTGGCAGAAGCTATAAcgattttggcaattacaacaatcaatcctcaaattttggacccatgaaaggaggaaattttggaggcagaagctctggcccctatggtggtggaggccaatactttgccaaaccacgaaaccaaggtggctag